Proteins found in one Dehalococcoidia bacterium genomic segment:
- a CDS encoding CopG family transcriptional regulator, translated as MKKTMIYLPEETHEGLKRLAFEARTSIAELIRRAIDQAYKEDLEDIRDMEEELAKYRADPGSALDLEEYLRQRKARVSA; from the coding sequence ATGAAAAAGACAATGATTTATCTGCCGGAGGAGACCCATGAGGGGCTCAAACGGCTAGCATTTGAAGCCAGGACCTCCATCGCCGAGCTGATTCGAAGGGCCATCGACCAGGCTTATAAAGAGGATTTAGAAGATATCAGGGACATGGAGGAGGAGCTGGCCAAATACCGTGCCGACCCCGGCTCAGCGTTAGATCTGGAGGAGTACCTGAGGCAGAGGAAGGCGCGTGTATCGGCGTGA
- a CDS encoding glutamine--tRNA ligase/YqeY domain fusion protein, with protein sequence MITPERAAPSDFIRNIINKDINNNKYGGRVHTRFPPEPNGYLHIGHAKSICLNFGIAAQYGGLCNVRFDDTNPTKEEEEYVQAILEDIRWLGFNWEDRLYYASDYFDQMYDYAVQLILDGKAYVDDLSADEIREYRGTLVRPGQESPHRNRSVEENLDLFERMRAGEFEDGSRLLRAKINMASPNLNMRDPAMYRIMHAEHHRTGNKWCIYPMYDWAHGLEDSIEGITHSICTLEFEDHRPVYDWFLDQLGIYHPQQIEFARLGLTYTVMSKRKLLQLVEQGHVTGWDDPRMPTISGLRRRGYTLEAIRYFCERVGVAKTDSVIDIALLEHCIRDDLNKRAPRVMSVLRPLRVVIDNYPEGQTEDLDAVNNPEDPDMGTRKVPFSRVLYIEREDFREDPPGKFFRLAPGREVRLRYAYLITCIGTVKDERTGEVVELHCTCDLASRGGNPPNGRKVKGTIHWVSAAHAVEADVRLYDRLFNVENPGDVTSGGNFEDVLNPGSLETLTGYIEPSVSGAVPGTRYQFERLGYFCVDLKDSSPDRLVFNRTISLRDSWAKIEKRL encoded by the coding sequence ATGATCACCCCCGAACGAGCAGCCCCCTCCGACTTTATTCGGAATATCATCAACAAGGACATCAACAATAATAAATACGGGGGACGGGTGCACACGCGGTTCCCGCCGGAGCCGAACGGTTATCTGCACATCGGGCATGCCAAGTCAATCTGCCTAAATTTCGGCATTGCCGCACAGTATGGGGGCCTGTGCAATGTGCGTTTCGACGATACAAATCCCACCAAGGAAGAAGAGGAGTATGTTCAAGCTATCCTAGAGGACATACGGTGGCTCGGTTTTAACTGGGAGGACAGGCTATACTATGCGTCGGACTATTTCGACCAAATGTATGATTATGCTGTCCAGTTGATCCTGGACGGCAAGGCTTACGTCGATGATCTGAGCGCGGATGAGATCAGAGAATACCGTGGCACGCTGGTCAGGCCCGGTCAGGAGAGTCCCCACCGAAACCGTTCGGTAGAAGAGAATCTCGACCTATTCGAACGTATGCGGGCAGGAGAGTTCGAGGATGGCTCACGATTGCTTCGCGCCAAAATTAACATGGCATCACCAAACTTGAATATGCGCGATCCGGCAATGTACCGCATCATGCATGCAGAGCATCACCGTACAGGCAACAAGTGGTGCATCTACCCGATGTACGACTGGGCCCACGGGCTTGAGGACTCCATCGAAGGGATCACCCATTCAATCTGCACCCTGGAGTTCGAAGACCACCGCCCAGTGTACGACTGGTTTCTTGACCAGTTGGGGATATATCATCCGCAGCAGATCGAGTTCGCCCGACTTGGCCTCACCTACACCGTAATGAGCAAGAGAAAGCTGCTTCAACTGGTGGAGCAGGGACATGTCACCGGATGGGACGACCCCAGGATGCCGACAATTTCGGGGCTGCGCAGGCGCGGGTACACACTTGAGGCCATCCGATATTTCTGCGAACGGGTGGGCGTAGCCAAGACCGATAGCGTTATCGATATCGCGCTGCTTGAGCACTGCATCAGGGATGACTTGAACAAGCGCGCTCCACGGGTTATGTCGGTGTTGCGCCCCCTCCGCGTGGTTATTGATAACTATCCCGAAGGCCAAACCGAGGATCTGGATGCCGTCAACAATCCCGAGGACCCCGATATGGGTACGCGGAAGGTGCCTTTCTCACGTGTACTATATATCGAGCGGGAAGATTTCCGCGAAGACCCGCCGGGCAAGTTCTTCCGACTGGCTCCGGGCCGTGAGGTACGGCTGCGGTATGCATATCTTATCACCTGCATCGGCACGGTGAAGGACGAGCGTACCGGCGAAGTTGTTGAGCTACATTGCACTTGTGACCTCGCATCTCGTGGGGGAAACCCGCCCAATGGGCGCAAGGTCAAAGGAACCATCCACTGGGTTTCTGCTGCCCACGCAGTGGAGGCTGACGTACGCCTTTACGACCGTCTCTTTAATGTGGAAAATCCCGGCGATGTCACGAGTGGTGGTAATTTTGAAGACGTTCTGAATCCCGGTTCGCTGGAGACGTTAACGGGTTATATCGAACCTAGCGTGTCAGGCGCAGTTCCGGGTACCCGGTATCAGTTCGAACGGCTGGGCTATTTCTGCGTTGACTTAAAAGATTCCTCACCCGATCGGCTGGTATTCAATAGAACGATTTCTTTACGCGATTCGTGGGCCAAGATCGAGAAACGGCTTTAA
- a CDS encoding RluA family pseudouridine synthase, which translates to MSHKLDFIVNRSGVRLDRYLAQECTELSRSYVQRLISDGYITVNSYAAKGSLKLNIGDRITALIPPPGPPTPLPEEIPLAIVYEDKDLLVVDKPAGLVVHPAPGHPSYTLVNAILAHCKDIEINGTMRPGIVHRLDKNTSGLMIVAKNDAAQQNLSNQIKARSVLKRYLVLVQGHLSPQRGVIEAPIGRDPGNRKVMAVVTEGREARTQYRVIRYMDNYTLLEVTTETGRTHQIRVHLSAIGFPVVGDEVYGRRSQIIKRQFLHACHLGFRLPSSGEYVEFSSNLAQDLEEALELILLL; encoded by the coding sequence TTGAGCCACAAGCTTGATTTCATCGTCAACAGGTCAGGTGTCCGGCTGGATAGATATTTAGCCCAGGAGTGCACGGAGCTCTCCCGCTCCTATGTGCAGAGGCTGATTAGCGATGGCTACATCACCGTTAATAGTTATGCGGCTAAAGGGAGCCTGAAGCTAAATATCGGTGACAGAATCACTGCGTTGATACCCCCTCCTGGTCCACCCACTCCCCTTCCGGAGGAAATTCCTCTTGCCATTGTCTATGAGGATAAAGATCTCCTGGTAGTGGATAAGCCAGCGGGGTTAGTGGTTCATCCCGCTCCCGGTCATCCCAGCTATACCCTGGTAAATGCCATCCTGGCTCACTGCAAAGACATCGAAATCAATGGGACAATGCGGCCGGGCATCGTTCACCGACTGGACAAGAATACATCAGGGTTGATGATAGTTGCCAAGAACGATGCTGCTCAGCAAAACCTGTCCAATCAAATAAAGGCCCGCTCTGTGCTAAAACGATACCTGGTGCTGGTTCAGGGACATCTATCTCCCCAGAGGGGGGTAATAGAAGCTCCGATAGGGCGCGACCCAGGCAATCGAAAGGTAATGGCAGTGGTCACCGAGGGTAGAGAGGCTCGCACTCAGTACCGGGTAATCAGGTATATGGATAACTATACCCTCCTCGAGGTAACAACAGAGACGGGGCGTACCCATCAGATAAGGGTTCACCTTTCCGCTATCGGCTTCCCTGTAGTCGGCGATGAGGTATACGGCAGGCGGTCGCAAATCATAAAACGGCAGTTTCTCCACGCCTGCCATCTGGGTTTCAGGCTTCCCTCGAGCGGGGAGTATGTGGAGTTCAGTTCAAATCTAGCTCAGGATCTGGAGGAGGCGCTGGAACTAATCTTGTTGTTGTAG
- a CDS encoding FxsA family protein has translation MLLRLTLLFVLIPLVELAILVYLGTIIGAFYTVLIVVLTGILGAILTRSQGLATLSRIRSNLQRGILPANELFDGALILVGGLLLLTPGIITDIFGLAVLVPQTRHVIGRLFRSLIYRRIQRRQIQYR, from the coding sequence ATGCTGTTGAGACTCACGCTCTTATTTGTGCTTATTCCACTTGTTGAGCTGGCAATTCTGGTTTATCTGGGGACCATTATAGGCGCTTTTTATACCGTACTCATCGTAGTATTAACCGGTATTCTAGGTGCTATTTTGACAAGGAGTCAGGGCCTGGCTACCCTTTCTAGAATTCGCAGCAATCTTCAGCGTGGCATCTTGCCCGCTAATGAGCTCTTTGATGGAGCCTTGATTCTTGTCGGTGGTTTGTTGTTGCTAACACCGGGAATTATTACAGACATTTTCGGGCTCGCTGTCTTGGTTCCTCAGACAAGACACGTCATTGGAAGGTTGTTTCGTAGCCTGATATATCGTAGGATACAGAGGAGGCAAATTCAATATCGATAA
- a CDS encoding type II toxin-antitoxin system RelE/ParE family toxin, with product MYRRELTRRAQRDLDKLSGDDLERVVAVIRGLRNTPRPHGAKKIIGPIYRIRVGDWRIVYAVFDKDRLVIVGKVAKRCERTYEGVEELF from the coding sequence GTGTATCGGCGTGAGCTTACCAGGCGAGCGCAGCGCGATCTGGACAAGCTCAGCGGTGATGACCTGGAGCGGGTGGTAGCGGTCATCCGAGGCTTAAGAAATACCCCAAGACCACACGGTGCTAAAAAGATTATAGGCCCCATCTATCGAATCCGGGTTGGAGACTGGCGGATTGTTTATGCTGTTTTCGATAAAGACCGACTGGTTATCGTGGGCAAGGTAGCGAAGCGCTGCGAGCGCACCTACGAAGGTGTAGAGGAGCTATTTTAA
- a CDS encoding tetratricopeptide repeat protein: MDWTIFGIVTGVVVGLIVTIILAIFKFGWKRILVRLGLKKHIPSLETMQQQTADTVERVEQKIDELEQNLREGFGQDIATALDGVVRRAGEERLKNLEQAAVLTKNNNYRDAIPYFEASFEPNMSPSERMALYLLIGNCYHSLSDFEEAEGEYRKAETAAKEENDKEGLAAALGNIGNIYQTKGELDKALDYLQQALKIFKEIGKKEGEASARGNIGVIYRIKGELDKALDYHQQSLKINREIGIKEGQASALGNIGNIYQTKGELDKALELYEQVFKIEKEIGRRWGEANALGNNRSYI, from the coding sequence ATGGACTGGACAATATTCGGCATAGTAACTGGTGTCGTCGTAGGATTAATAGTTACAATAATACTAGCAATATTCAAATTCGGTTGGAAACGAATCTTGGTGCGGCTGGGATTGAAGAAACATATTCCTTCTTTAGAGACAATGCAGCAACAAACTGCCGATACGGTTGAGCGAGTTGAGCAAAAAATTGATGAGTTGGAGCAAAACCTCCGTGAAGGCTTTGGGCAAGATATAGCTACCGCTTTAGATGGTGTAGTTAGAAGAGCGGGCGAAGAGAGGCTGAAAAATCTTGAGCAAGCCGCCGTGCTCACTAAAAATAATAATTATCGTGATGCCATACCATATTTTGAGGCAAGCTTCGAGCCTAACATGTCGCCGAGCGAAAGGATGGCGCTTTACCTTCTCATTGGCAACTGCTATCACAGCCTGAGCGATTTTGAAGAAGCAGAAGGAGAATACAGAAAGGCGGAAACAGCAGCAAAAGAAGAGAATGACAAGGAAGGACTGGCAGCGGCACTAGGCAACATCGGGAATATATACCAGACCAAGGGGGAGCTGGACAAGGCCCTCGATTATCTCCAGCAGGCGTTAAAGATATTTAAAGAGATAGGGAAAAAAGAGGGGGAGGCCTCAGCGCGGGGCAACATCGGGGTTATATACCGTATAAAGGGGGAGCTGGATAAGGCCCTTGACTACCACCAGCAGTCGCTCAAGATTAATAGGGAGATAGGGATAAAAGAGGGGCAAGCCTCAGCCCTGGGCAACATCGGGAATATATACCAGACAAAGGGGGAGCTGGACAAGGCCCTCGAATTATACGAGCAGGTGTTTAAGATAGAAAAGGAAATAGGCCGTAGATGGGGAGAAGCCAATGCCTTAGGCAACAATAGGTCTTATATATAA
- the gltX gene encoding glutamate--tRNA ligase translates to MSEESVRVRYAPSPTGYPHIGNIRTALFNWLFARHTCGRFILRIEDTDIARRVKGSEDAILNSLRWLGLDWDEGPEVGGDYGPYIQSERRDLYQKCAQQLLEGGHAYKCYCTAERLSSMRAEMAERKESMRSYDRHCRDLSLEERARLESGGISPVIRFKVPLMGQTTFHDLIRGDITFDNSELDDLVLLKSDGYPTYHLANIVDDHFMKITHVMRADEWLSSTPRHFLLYRAFEWEPPLFAHLPMILGVDKSKLSKRHGAVSLIEYSEMGYLPEAMTNFLALLGWALDDRSELFSREELISHFSIERISKTAAIFNKDKLDWMNGVYIRNMSIAELTEQLLTFLVRGLPGEVKQPISWEYVQQIVPLIRERATTLKGAAELYKSIFKPATQIISPKTIPSDVKLGTLTVYLEKELDYDAKLLYGKNLTKEAVVAALEAALQRLTELDTDWDGTGRDAEKLAEDAASLEAVLRTLASELGLKTGELFGLLRVAVTGRTAAPPLFQTMAVLGRERCLRRIEAALSKLSVV, encoded by the coding sequence ATGAGTGAAGAAAGCGTTCGGGTGCGCTACGCTCCCAGCCCAACCGGATACCCGCATATTGGAAACATTAGGACTGCCCTTTTCAACTGGTTGTTCGCCAGACATACGTGCGGCCGGTTCATCCTTCGCATAGAGGACACCGATATCGCCCGCCGTGTGAAGGGCTCTGAGGATGCAATTCTGAATAGCCTCAGGTGGCTGGGCTTGGATTGGGATGAGGGGCCGGAGGTGGGGGGTGACTACGGGCCGTATATCCAATCGGAGCGACGGGACCTATATCAGAAGTGTGCGCAGCAATTGCTGGAAGGAGGCCATGCTTACAAATGCTATTGCACAGCGGAGCGGCTTTCCAGCATGCGCGCTGAAATGGCGGAGCGCAAGGAATCGATGCGCAGCTACGACCGCCACTGTCGAGATCTGAGCCTGGAGGAGCGAGCAAGGTTAGAATCTGGGGGCATCTCGCCGGTGATACGCTTCAAGGTGCCACTTATGGGGCAAACAACGTTTCATGACCTTATACGTGGCGATATAACCTTTGACAATAGCGAACTTGACGACTTGGTGTTGTTGAAGTCGGATGGCTACCCAACGTATCACCTGGCCAACATCGTCGATGATCATTTTATGAAGATTACGCACGTCATGCGGGCCGATGAATGGCTTTCGTCTACACCGAGGCATTTTCTGCTGTACAGGGCGTTTGAATGGGAACCGCCGCTGTTCGCCCATTTGCCTATGATCCTGGGGGTGGACAAGTCGAAGCTGAGCAAACGCCACGGCGCTGTCTCGCTTATCGAATACAGCGAAATGGGATATCTGCCGGAGGCGATGACGAACTTCCTGGCGCTTCTAGGCTGGGCGCTGGATGACCGTAGTGAACTCTTCAGCAGAGAGGAACTAATAAGTCATTTCTCCATTGAACGCATAAGTAAGACTGCCGCTATCTTCAACAAAGATAAACTCGATTGGATGAATGGAGTCTACATTCGCAACATGAGCATTGCGGAGCTGACGGAACAGCTACTAACATTTCTGGTGAGAGGCTTGCCTGGAGAAGTAAAGCAACCTATATCTTGGGAATATGTGCAGCAGATTGTGCCGCTGATTCGGGAGCGGGCCACTACTCTTAAAGGAGCAGCCGAGCTATACAAGTCTATCTTCAAACCTGCCACGCAAATCATATCGCCTAAAACTATACCAAGCGATGTGAAATTAGGGACGCTGACTGTTTACCTAGAAAAAGAACTGGACTATGACGCAAAGCTGCTTTATGGAAAGAATCTAACCAAGGAAGCTGTGGTGGCGGCCCTTGAAGCTGCCCTTCAGCGCCTAACCGAACTTGATACCGATTGGGACGGCACAGGTAGAGACGCAGAGAAGCTAGCTGAAGATGCCGCATCCCTGGAGGCTGTGCTCCGCACCTTAGCGTCGGAGCTGGGGCTTAAGACGGGGGAGCTTTTCGGGCTGCTGAGGGTTGCTGTAACCGGTCGCACGGCGGCCCCGCCGCTGTTTCAGACGATGGCAGTTCTGGGGAGGGAGAGGTGCCTGAGGCGGATCGAGGCAGCGTTGAGCAAATTAAGCGTGGTTTGA
- a CDS encoding RDD family protein has product MEEQKEGIAVEYAGFWIRLVAYIIDWMIIGIIDAILSGIFWMFTFPIWAWGWMVDRGEMAISFWPANFPVFALAAAYFIFFWARRGETPGMLALKIRAVHADGTEMKWDWGPALLRFLGHVICWITLGLLFLWVAFDDRKQGIHDRIADTYVVKLPQKRAVLPDSGGEVGN; this is encoded by the coding sequence ATGGAGGAGCAAAAAGAGGGCATTGCGGTAGAGTACGCTGGGTTTTGGATTAGGCTTGTAGCATATATTATCGATTGGATGATTATCGGGATCATAGATGCTATTTTAAGCGGCATTTTCTGGATGTTCACCTTCCCCATCTGGGCCTGGGGCTGGATGGTAGACCGGGGAGAAATGGCAATTAGCTTTTGGCCCGCCAACTTCCCGGTGTTTGCTCTCGCAGCGGCCTACTTTATCTTTTTCTGGGCGAGGAGGGGCGAAACCCCTGGAATGCTGGCTCTCAAGATAAGGGCAGTACATGCCGACGGTACAGAGATGAAATGGGATTGGGGACCGGCTCTGTTGCGGTTCCTTGGCCATGTAATCTGCTGGATAACACTCGGTCTTCTCTTCCTCTGGGTCGCTTTCGATGACCGTAAACAGGGTATCCATGACAGGATTGCCGATACATATGTGGTCAAACTTCCTCAAAAGCGAGCAGTATTACCGGATAGCGGTGGCGAGGTAGGAAACTAG
- a CDS encoding glutamate--tRNA ligase family protein yields MGDSVRMRFAPIPYRRIAHGGNIRTALFNLIFAGHNRGSITPRIEDQTLPVFLWYRGIDRR; encoded by the coding sequence ATGGGCGACTCGGTTCGCATGCGCTTTGCTCCCATCCCTTACAGGCGCATAGCACATGGGGGAAACATAAGAACCGCTCTATTTAACTTGATCTTTGCAGGGCATAACAGAGGCAGCATCACCCCGCGCATCGAGGATCAGACGTTGCCCGTTTTTTTATGGTACAGAGGAATCGATCGTAGATAG
- a CDS encoding Zn-ribbon domain-containing OB-fold protein has product MAEERDFNSASFYQFLAERKLMASRCKGCQAMYLPPHSICAKCHGNDMEWVEMKGKGKLAAFTSIAVGQSWTIEEGYDRDNPYLVGVVELDEGLKISGRILGLDAKKPENVKVGTPLTVDFLEQEEGKRYYVAFKAC; this is encoded by the coding sequence TTGGCTGAGGAGAGAGATTTTAACAGCGCCTCATTCTATCAGTTTCTCGCTGAGAGGAAACTGATGGCTTCGAGGTGCAAGGGATGTCAAGCAATGTATCTACCACCGCATTCCATCTGTGCCAAGTGCCACGGTAATGACATGGAATGGGTGGAGATGAAGGGCAAGGGCAAGCTTGCAGCCTTCACCTCCATCGCCGTGGGCCAGAGCTGGACCATAGAAGAGGGATATGATAGGGATAACCCTTATCTGGTAGGAGTTGTGGAACTGGATGAGGGTCTGAAGATAAGCGGGCGGATTCTAGGACTCGACGCCAAGAAGCCGGAGAATGTTAAAGTAGGAACCCCTCTAACGGTGGACTTCCTGGAGCAAGAAGAAGGTAAAAGATACTATGTAGCCTTCAAAGCTTGTTAG
- a CDS encoding replication-associated recombination protein A, whose amino-acid sequence MEKGAPLAARMRPRSFEEFVGQEHIVGQRRVLRKTIEADQLMSIIFWGPPGSGKTTLARIIASITKSHFSPISAVNAGVADLRRIIEEAGERGGMYGQRTILFIDEIHRFNKAQQDVILPHVEDGTITLIGATTENPSFEVISPLLSRTRVFTLNTLTNDEIRVIVERAIADEERGLGKMGVKLDEDALEHLVVMANGDARIALNALEMATIATEPDTKGQRKIPLPTIEDALQHRALLYDKAGDQHYDIISALHKSLRGSDPDAALYWLGRMLEAGEDPLYVARRLVRFASEDVGMADPQALVVAMAAQQAVHFIGMPEGNLALAEAAVYLATAPKSNSLYSAYSNVQRDVEKTRNDPVPLHLRNPVTGLMKEQGYGKGYKYAHDFPGHFVKQQNLPDALRGKRYYLPSNQGFENEVERRLKGWWRNKREEEK is encoded by the coding sequence ATGGAAAAGGGGGCGCCGCTGGCGGCGAGGATGAGGCCCCGCAGCTTCGAGGAGTTTGTCGGGCAGGAGCACATCGTGGGACAGAGGCGGGTACTCAGGAAGACCATCGAGGCCGACCAGCTTATGTCCATCATCTTCTGGGGGCCTCCGGGAAGCGGCAAGACCACACTGGCCCGCATCATTGCCAGCATCACTAAATCTCATTTCAGTCCCATAAGCGCCGTAAACGCCGGTGTGGCCGACCTCAGGCGCATCATCGAGGAGGCGGGAGAGCGGGGCGGTATGTATGGCCAGAGGACAATACTATTCATCGACGAGATACACCGATTTAACAAGGCGCAGCAGGACGTCATCCTCCCCCATGTGGAGGATGGTACCATCACCCTCATTGGCGCCACTACCGAGAATCCCTCCTTCGAGGTTATCTCCCCCCTCCTCTCCCGCACCCGGGTCTTCACCCTCAACACCTTAACAAACGATGAGATACGTGTAATCGTAGAGCGGGCGATAGCCGATGAGGAGCGCGGCCTGGGCAAGATGGGGGTGAAGCTCGATGAGGATGCCCTGGAGCACCTGGTAGTAATGGCCAACGGCGATGCCCGAATTGCACTCAATGCGCTGGAGATGGCAACCATCGCCACCGAGCCAGATACCAAGGGCCAACGGAAGATACCTTTGCCTACCATCGAGGATGCGCTACAGCATCGCGCCCTGCTATACGATAAGGCTGGTGACCAGCACTACGATATTATCTCGGCGCTCCATAAGTCGCTTCGCGGCTCCGATCCCGATGCCGCTCTATACTGGCTGGGGCGTATGCTGGAGGCGGGCGAAGACCCGCTCTATGTGGCGCGTCGGCTGGTGAGGTTCGCCTCCGAGGATGTGGGCATGGCTGATCCCCAGGCTCTGGTGGTGGCGATGGCGGCGCAGCAGGCGGTGCACTTCATCGGCATGCCCGAGGGGAACCTGGCCCTGGCAGAGGCGGCGGTGTATCTGGCTACGGCACCTAAGAGCAACTCGCTGTATAGCGCCTACTCCAACGTACAGCGGGACGTTGAGAAGACACGAAACGACCCTGTCCCTCTCCATCTCCGTAATCCGGTAACCGGCCTCATGAAGGAGCAGGGATATGGCAAGGGATATAAGTATGCCCATGATTTCCCCGGCCATTTTGTGAAGCAGCAGAACCTCCCCGATGCCCTCAGGGGAAAGCGCTACTATTTGCCTAGTAACCAGGGGTTCGAAAATGAGGTCGAGAGGCGGCTCAAAGGCTGGTGGCGAAATAAAAGGGAGGAAGAAAAGTAA
- a CDS encoding GIY-YIG nuclease family protein: MKKGTYALIMELGSETSIAVGRLGRRSGESEITFPRGCYVYFGSAHGGLRGRVSRHLESEGAKGSGGSRKKRFHWHIDYLVQFVQVLEVWYALEGEQGEWRVREENLECLWCQAARELPQAQFLIPGFGSSDCRCPSHLIYFPAPPPFALFRQLLEERGYGAIRTSTHDFMFRMED; the protein is encoded by the coding sequence GTGAAGAAGGGAACCTATGCCCTTATTATGGAGCTTGGAAGTGAGACCAGCATCGCCGTGGGTAGGCTGGGCCGGAGGAGTGGAGAGAGCGAAATTACCTTCCCTCGAGGCTGCTACGTCTATTTTGGCAGCGCTCACGGCGGACTCCGAGGAAGGGTGAGTCGCCATCTAGAGAGTGAAGGGGCTAAGGGCAGTGGGGGGAGTCGGAAAAAGCGTTTTCACTGGCATATCGATTATCTGGTCCAGTTTGTCCAGGTGCTGGAGGTCTGGTATGCGCTTGAGGGGGAGCAGGGTGAATGGCGAGTGCGGGAAGAGAACCTGGAGTGTTTATGGTGCCAGGCTGCCAGGGAACTGCCGCAAGCTCAATTTCTCATACCGGGTTTTGGCTCCTCCGACTGCCGCTGCCCGTCACACCTGATCTACTTCCCCGCGCCGCCTCCCTTCGCGCTTTTTCGCCAGTTACTTGAGGAGCGAGGCTATGGGGCGATAAGAACATCCACCCATGATTTCATGTTTCGCATGGAAGATTAG
- the lspA gene encoding signal peptidase II translates to MKRPIRELTFSLVALLIIALDQVSKFFIKANMTPGQSIPGEGFFRITYSTNEGMVFGLFANQTFLITLTAIVGIAAIIIYSRYPIFNQVLVRVALGLMLGGAVGNLIDRIRLGEVIDFIDVGAWPLFNLADSAVVVGVVLIIYYFLFGQGKRAVKRKD, encoded by the coding sequence ATGAAAAGGCCCATCAGAGAACTTACCTTTTCCCTTGTCGCTCTATTGATAATAGCTTTAGACCAGGTAAGTAAATTTTTCATTAAAGCGAACATGACACCGGGGCAATCGATACCGGGGGAAGGGTTTTTTCGAATCACCTACAGTACCAATGAAGGTATGGTTTTCGGTCTCTTTGCCAATCAAACCTTTCTCATTACGCTCACTGCCATTGTTGGAATTGCGGCAATTATTATCTACTCGCGCTACCCCATCTTCAACCAGGTGCTGGTAAGGGTCGCTTTAGGGCTAATGCTTGGGGGTGCCGTGGGTAACCTGATAGACCGCATTCGTCTGGGGGAGGTCATTGATTTTATCGACGTCGGCGCCTGGCCGCTATTTAATCTGGCTGATTCGGCTGTGGTGGTAGGAGTGGTGCTTATTATTTACTACTTCCTGTTTGGACAGGGAAAGAGGGCCGTGAAACGAAAGGACTAG
- a CDS encoding DUF72 domain-containing protein: MIYLGTSGFSYNDWVGPFYPSGMPKKDWLLYYAREFNACEINATYYSLLKPAVLESMAMKTGDDFLFIVKANRQMTHERDDNEAVFEVFREMLRPLIDGGKLGCVLAQFPYSFRFSDQNRDYMETFKERLRGLPVVVEFRNVRWLREDVFGWLRRYGLGFCCVDEPPLPNLLPPIAEATSNIAYVRFHGRNKEKWWQHEHAYERYDYSYSPEELEEWLPKIRYLDNIAERTFVFANNHWRGQAVSTIRQLRMMLD; encoded by the coding sequence ATGATTTATCTGGGCACCTCCGGTTTCAGCTATAACGACTGGGTGGGGCCGTTCTATCCCTCGGGAATGCCCAAAAAAGACTGGCTTCTATACTATGCGCGTGAATTTAACGCCTGCGAGATAAATGCCACATACTACAGCTTACTCAAGCCCGCGGTGCTGGAGTCCATGGCCATGAAGACTGGCGATGACTTCCTTTTTATAGTTAAGGCGAACCGTCAGATGACACATGAGCGGGACGATAATGAGGCGGTTTTTGAGGTTTTTCGGGAAATGCTGAGGCCGCTGATAGATGGGGGAAAACTGGGCTGCGTGCTGGCTCAGTTCCCCTACAGCTTTAGATTTAGCGACCAGAACCGGGACTATATGGAGACTTTCAAGGAGCGGTTACGGGGTTTGCCTGTCGTCGTCGAATTTCGCAATGTGAGGTGGCTGAGAGAGGATGTGTTTGGCTGGCTGCGTCGCTATGGGCTGGGCTTCTGCTGCGTCGATGAGCCACCACTACCAAATCTGCTGCCGCCCATCGCTGAGGCTACGAGCAATATTGCCTATGTACGCTTTCACGGGCGCAACAAGGAGAAATGGTGGCAGCATGAACATGCCTATGAAAGATACGACTACTCCTATTCACCTGAGGAGCTCGAGGAGTGGCTGCCAAAGATCCGCTACCTGGATAATATAGCGGAGAGGACCTTCGTTTTCGCCAACAATCACTGGCGAGGACAAGCGGTATCAACCATCAGACAGCTAAGGATGATGCTGGATTAA